TCGGGGCTGACGCGCTCGGCGAGGCGGGCGGGGAGTTCCCCGACGAACTCGTCGCGGAAGCCCTCCTCGCTGACGTTCGCGGCGAGCCGCTCCCGGCCCTGCGGGGTAGGGCGGGCCCAGAACTCCCTCAGGGTGGCGTACTTGGGGCCGAAGGCGTCCTCGTAGATGTCGCCGTTCTGGATGATCAGCGCGGCGACCCGCTCCGGCGCGCGCAGGGCGAGCCGGAGGCCGAACTGGGAGCCGTAGTCGTGCAGGTAGAGCGCGTAACGCGGGAGGTCCAGGGCCTGCGTGAAGCGCTGGAGGAAGTCCGCGTAGCCGTCGAAGGTGTACGAGAACCGGGTCCCGTCCGGCGTCCCGCTGTACCCGAAGCCGGGCAGGTCGGGTGCGACGAGCCGCAGGCGGTCGCCCAGCGCCGGCATGAGGTGCCGGAACTGGAACGACGAGCACGGGTAGCCGTGCGGCAGCAGCACCACCGGCGCGTCGCGCGGCCCGGCCTCGCGGTAGAACACCTCGATGCCGTCGATCTCGGTGGTCCGGTGAGCGACAGGGACGAGTGCCGGCATGTCCGGGCACCTCCTTCGATGCGGGCCCCCGGTGGGGGGCTCCGTCGGTCCGGCCCCCCTGAAGCCCTCCCCCGAGCCCCTCCAGCCACCCCCTAGGCCGTCGCCCTCGACGTCTGCGCCCCCGTCGTCACCGACAGCGGCGTCGCGATGTCCTCCAGCGAGCGTCGCTCCGCCTTCACCGCGAGGAACGCCGCCACCAGCCCGGCCACGCACATCAGCGCCGCGCCGATCTGGAAGGCGATCACCGTGTCGGACACCACGCCGGACTCGGTCAGGTCGGCGAAGATCAGCGGGCCGCTGATGCCGCCCGCCGCGGTGCCGAGGGCGTAGAAGAAGGCGATGGCCATGGCCCGGGTCTCCATCGGGAAGATCTCGGAGACGGTGAGGTAGGCGCTGGACGCGCCCGCCGACGCGAAGAACAGCACCGCGCACCAGCACGCCGTCAGCGTCGTCGCCGTCAGGGAGCCCCGGTCGAACAGCCAGGCCGTGCCGAACAGCAGCAGGCCGGACAGCAGGTAGGTCGAGGAGATCATCACCCGCCGGCCCACCGTGTCGAAGAGCGGGCCGAGCAGCAGCGGGCCGAGGAAGTTGCCGGCCGCGATGACGGCGAAGTAGTAGCCCGTGTTGCCCGTCGGCACGTCGAAGAAGGTGCTGAGGATGGTGCCGAAGCCGAAGGTGATGGCGTTGTACAGGAACGCCTGCCCGATGAAGAGGGCGAGGCCGAGCACCGCGCGGCGCGGGTAGCGGGCGAAGACGGTCCTGGCGATCAGACCGAAGCCGATGCTCTTGCGCTGCTGGATGGTGATCTCACCGGCCGGCGGCGGGAGCGGCTCGCCCTTCTCCTGCTCGATCTCGCGTTCCACCGACGTGACGAGGGCCTCCGCCTTGTCCCCCTTGCCGTGGATGAACTGCCAGCGTGGCGACTCCGGGACATGGCGTCGTACGAGCAGGATGACCAGGCCCAGGACGACGCCCAGCGCGAAGCTCAGCCGCCAGCCGAGGTCCTTCGGGAAGATCGCCGTGTCCAGCATGACGATCGACAGCAGGGCGCCGCCGATCGCGCCGAGCCAGTAGCTGCCGTTGATGATCAGGTCGACCCGGCCCCGGTACAGGGACGGGATCAGCTCGTCGATCGCGGAGTTGATCGCCGCGTACTCGCCGCCGATGCCGAAGCCGGTGAGGAAGCGGAAGAGGAAGAACCACCAGGCTTCGAACGACAGGGCCGTCATGGCCGTCGCCGCCAGGTAGACCGCCAGGGTCACCATGAACAGCTTCTTGCGGCCGTAGCGGTCGGTCAGCCGGCCGAAGAAGAGGGCGCCGGCACAGGCGCCCGCCACGTACAGTGCCGCCGCGATGCCGGTGACCTGGGCGGCGGTGATGTCCAGCCCGCTGCCGTCCTCCGCCAGCCGGCCGGCCACGTTGCCGACGATGGTGACTTCGAGGCCGTCCAGAATCCAGACGGTGCCGAGGCCGATCACGATCATCCAGTGCCACCGGGACCACGGCAGCCGGTCCAGGCGGGCCGGTACGGACGTGGTGACGGTTCCGGTGGAGGCGGGCACAGAGGCCGGCGACGACGAAGCTGCTGTCATGGCTCCCTCTCCGTTGAACGACCCCCTCTCGTGTGCCCGGAAAGCGGGAGGTCACGCCGGAGAGGCCCGGGGCTACGCCCCCACCATGCGCGTGACCGTGTAGATCAGCAGCCCGGCCAGGGAGCCCACCACGGTGCCGTTGATCCGGATGAACTGCAGGTCACGGCCGATGTGCGCCTCGATCTTCTTCGTGGTGTGCTCGGCGTCCCAGCCCGCCACGGTGTCAGTGATCAGCAGGGTGATCTCGCTGCGGTACGTCGTCACGACGTGCACCGCCGCGCCCTCCACCCAGCTGTCCACCTTGCCCTGGATCTTGGGTTCGGTGGCCATCCGGGCGCCCAGGGACAGCAGCGAGGCCCGCACGCGCAGCCGCAGCTCGCTGCGCTCGTCCTCGGCAGCGGAGACGATCATGGATCGCACGGCCGTCCAGGCGGAGGCGATCAGGTCCTGGACCTCGCCCCGGCCGAGCACCTCGCCCTTGAGCCGCTCGACCTTGGCGCGGGTGTCGGTGTCGGACTGGAGATCGGAGGCGAAGTCGGAGAGGAAGCGGTCCAGGGCACCGCGGGCCGGGTGGGAGGGCATGTCCCGCATCTCGGCGCAGAAGCGCAGCAGCTCCTTGTAGACCCGCTCGCCGACCTTGCGGTCGACGAACCGCGGCGTCCAGCCGGGCGCGCCGCCCTGCACGGCGTCCATCACGGAGTCGCTGTGCAGCACCAGCCAGTCGTGGGCGCGGGAGACGACCAGGTCGACGACGCGTTTGTGGCCGCCGTCGGCGACGACCTTCTCCAGCATCTTGCCCATCCCGGGCGCGATCTCCTGGACGCCCGCCCGCCGGGTGATCGCCTCGCCGACCACCGCCTGCACGTCGGAGTCGCGCAGCACGGTCAGCGCGCCTCTCAGGGCGGTCGCCAGCTCGGCGGTCACCCGGTCGGCGTTCTGCGGTTCGGCGAGCCAGGCGCCGAGGCGGCTGCCGATGCCGACGGCGCGCAGCCGCTGGCGTACGACGTCCTCGGAGAGGAAGTTCTCGCCGACGAACTCGCCCAGTGAGACGCCCAGCTGGTCCTTCTTCGTCGGAATGATCGCGGTGTGCGGGATGGGGATGCCGAGCGGGTGGCGGAACAGGGCGGTGACGGCGAACCAGTCGGCCAGCGCGCCGACCATGCCGGCCTCGGCGGCGGCGGCGACGTAGCCCGCCCAGGGGCCGGCGCCCGCGTTCGAGGCCCACTTGGCCAGGACGTACACCACGGCCACGAACAGCAGCAGGCCGGTCGCGGTGAGTTTCATCCGGCGCACCCCGCGCCGCTTCTCCTCGTCGGCGGGGCTGAACGTCGTCATCGCCCGGACGGCGGACGCGGGTACGCCTCGCGTGCCGCCGGCGCGGTTACCGGCGGCGTCCGGCCGGGCATGCTGCTCTACGGCAGCTGCTCCTGTTTCACCTGATTGATCCGGTTTTGTGCGTTCCATCCGCTCCACCCGTTCCCGAGCCTCCACTCCACATTGTCCCTTCCTGACCGACTCCTGGAACGGGACGAGAGTTCCCGGCGTCTCCTGAGGGGGTGGCGTGCGAGTCGAACGGCGTGTGAACTGGCGCGGCCGAACGGGTTCCGTCCCCGGAGTTCCACCCCACTCCCCCGGACTCCGTGGCGCATCATGGGGTGATCACATCGGAGCCGCGGGCTCCCCTTCCGCCCGAGGAGACAGGCACCGCATGACCAGGCGCCATCACGCCGGGGGCGTGGGGGTGTCCCCCACGAAGCTCAGCGCCTTACTCGCCGCGATCGTCTCGCTGATCGTGGCCGTGTCCGTCGCCCTGTACGCCGGAGCCGCCTCCGACGTCGGAACGGCACAGCGCGCGCTCCCAGGTCCGCGCCCGCCGTACGACCCCGCCGCCCCCGCCTCCACCGGCACGTGGGTCGGCGCCTGGTCGACGTCCCCGTCCGCCGCCGAGCCCGGCACCGAGGCGGCCGGCCTGCACGACCGGTCCGTGCGCAACGTCGTCCACACGAGCGTCGGCGGCACGGCTGCCCGGATCACACTGTCCAACCTCTACGGCCGGCTGCCGCTGACCATCACGCACGCCACGATCGCCCTGGCCGCCGCCGACGACAGCGCGGCCGCGGCGCCGGACACGATGCGGCGGCTCGCGTTCAACGGCGTCCCCACGGTCGTGATCCCGCCGGGGCAGCAGGCGATGAGCGACGCGGTGCGCATCACCGTCCCCCACGACAGCGACGTCCTGATCACCACGTACGCCCCGGCCGAGCCGGGCCCGGTCACCGTGCACACGAAGGTGCGGCAGATCTCGTACGCCGCGCGGGGCGACCACGCCGAGGACGTGACCGGCGCGCCGTACACCCAGCGGGTCGAGGCCTGGCGCTATCTGACCGCCCTGGACGTGCTCAGCAGGGAGTCCGACGGCACCCTCGTGGCCTTCGGCGACTCCCTCACCGAGGGCCACTCCTCCACCGTGGGCGCCAACCGGCGCTGGCCGGACGTGCTGGCGAAGCGGCTGCGCGAGGCGGCCCTGGCGGACCTGGACGTGCCCCGGTACGGCGTCGTCAACCAGGGCATCGGCGGCAACCGCGTGCTGACCGGCGGTCTGGGCCGCCCCGCCGACAACCCCAGCGGCCTCGACCGCTTCGGGCGTGACGTGCTGGGCCGGACGAACGTCAAGGCCGTCGTCATCGACCTCGGCGTCAACGACATCCTGCGCCACCCGTCCGTCACCGACGCCGACCAGATCCTCGACGGCCTGCGCACCCTGGTCGGCCAGGCCCACGCCCGCGGCATCCGGGTGATCGGCGCGACCCTGATGCCCTTCGGCGGCCACCGCGGCCACAGCGCCGACCGGGAGGCGGTGCGTCAGGAGATCAACGCCGAGATCCGGTCCGGGCGGGTCTTCGACGCGGTGGTCGACTTCGACGAGGCGCTGCGGGACCCGTACGACCCACGGCGCTTCCACCCGGACTACGACTCCGGCGATCATGTGCACCCCAACGACCGGGGCTACGACCGGATGGCACACGAGTTCGACCTGACGACGCTGAAGGGCTCGGCCCCGACGCGACTGTGACCGTGACGGGACTCCCTCCGGCGTCCCTCGCGGCGCGTGTGCCATGTCCCTCACAGTGCCGCTCGGCATCCCCCGCCGCGCTACTCCGCGTCCCCGCGCCGCCGCTCGTGCCCCCAGCCGTGCGTCGGGTCGCCGTGCCCCAGCATCCGCCGGTCGCTCCCCTCGGCCTCCCGCTGCTCGCGGCGCCGCCGGTCGCGCGTGGGCTTGCGCTCCACGCCCACCCCGCCCCAGAAGGCGAACCCGGAGACGATCACCCGCGGGGCGCCCGGGTCGCCCGGCACTCCGTCCTCGCGGCTGTCGAAGCCGCCCATGATGCCGATACCGCGGACGACGACCTCCACTCCGGGCGGTACGACGATATTGACGCCGCCCATGATCGCCACGCAGCTGATCTCGACCTCGCGGTCGGCGAAGTTCGCCTCGCGCAGGTCGATCTCCCCGCCGCCCCAGAACGTGAAGCACGTGAACCGCTTCGGCACGGTCCAGCGCCCCTTGCGCTGGAACCCGGACATCACGGCGACGCCCGCCGTCGAGGACCCCTCGCCCCCGGTAATCCGATCCGCCCAACTCCCCCGCTCGGCGGGCTCCTTGACCATCGACACCGACGGCCCCGACGTGCCGCCCGCGACCGGCAGGTCCCGTGTGATCGGCGCCAGCTCCCCGTACGTCCGTGCCTCGTACGTCGCGTCGAGCCGCTCCTCGAACTCCGCCATGTCCAGGCGCCCCTCCGCGAGGGCGTCCCGCAGGATTTCGGCGACTCGCTCACGATCGGCGTCGGAGGCACGCAGCTCCGGGACATCGTCGGTCATGGACAGCAGCCTACGGTTTCGCCGCCCCCGGCACTATGCGCTCGCCCGCTCCTCGTACATCCGGGCGATCACGGCCTCGATGTCCGGCTCCCGCACCGACAGGTCCACCAGCGGGTGCTCCGCGGCGATCCGCGCCACCAGCGGCGCCGCCGACTGGGCAGCCGGGAAGGCCAGCCACTGCCGGGGCCCCTCCACCCGTACCACCCGCGCGGGCGCGGGCACCTCGATCGGCGGCAGTTCGCGTTCCAGGTCCACGACGAGGGTCCGTTCGCTCTCCCCCACCTCGTGCAGTCCGGCGAGCGGGCCGTCGTACATCAGGCGCCCGTGGTCGATGACCATCACGCGGGAGCAGAGCTGCTCGATGTCCTGCAGGTCGTGCGTGGTGAGCAGCACCGTCGTGCCCCGCTCGGCGTTGAGGTCGCGCAGGAACTCCCGCACCCGGGCCTTGGAGACGACGTCCAGGCCGATGGTCGGCTCGTCGAGGTACAGCACCTCGGGGTCGTGCAGCAGCGCCGCCGCGATGTCCCCGCGCATCCGCTGGCCGAGCGAGAGCTGCCGTACCGGCACGTGCAACAGCTCGCCCAGCTCCAGCAGTTCGACGCATCGCTCCAGGTTCGTGCGGTAACGGGCGTCGGGGATGCGGTACATGCGGTGCATCAGGCGGTAGGAGTCGATCAGCGGCAGGTCCCACCACAGCGTCGTCCGCTGCCCGAACACCACCCCTATGCGGTGCGCCAGCCGCGTCCGCTCCCGGGACGGGTCGATGCCCGCGACCCGCAGCCGCCCGCCGCTGGGGGTGAGGATGCCGGTCAGCATCTTGATCGTGGTCGACTTCCCGGCGCCGTTCGGCCCGATGTAACCCACCATCTCGCCGCGCGCCACGCGGAACGAGATCCCGTCGACGGCCCGCACCTGCCGCCGCTCCCGCTTCAGCCGTCCGGTCTTCCTGCGCACGTCGAAGACCTTCTCCACCCCGTCGAGTTCGATGAAGCCCTCGACGTCCTCGCTACCCGCGCCCACGGTCCGCGTCACTGTCACCGGCCTAACTCCCCGTACTGCGATACGACATGAGCCCCGCCCGCCAGGCCAGCCCCGCGAGCGCACAGCACGCGACCGCCACCAGCGGCGGTGTGAAGGCCACCCAGTCGGGCAGGTCCAGCGGATACGGCCGCTCCAGGATGTGACTCGCGGGCAGCCAGTTGACGAAGGCGAGCGGCAGGACGAAGGTCACGCCGCGCACCAGTTCCTTGCCGAACACGGTCGGCGGGTACTGCAGCAGGGTCGTACCGCCGTAGGTGAACGCGTTCTGCACCTCGGAGGCGTCCTGCGCCACGAACTGGAAGGCGGCGCCGCCGATGAACACCGCGCTGAAGATCGCCGCGCCGCTGAGCAGCATCACCGGCATCAGCAGCACCTTCAGCGGTGTCCAGTCGATGTCCAGGTGCGCCAGCGCGAAGCCGAGGACCAGCGCTCCCTGCACGACCCGGCCCAGCCGGCGCAGCGCGAACCGGTCGGCGGCGACCTGCGCGAGGACCGGCGCCGGACGCACCAGCAGCGTGTCCAGCGTGCCGTCCCGCACCCGGCGCCCCAGCCGCTCCATCGAGCCGATGGCCAGGTCGGCCAGCCCGAAGGCGATGCCGCTCAGGCCGTACAGGAAGGCGATCTCGGGCAGCGTCCAGCCGCCGAGCGCGTCCACGCGGGAGAACATCAGCAGGATCGCCACGAAGTCCAGCGCGGTCGCCGCGAAGTTCCCGGCCGTCGTCATCACGAAGGAGGCCCGGTAGGCCATCGTGGACTTGATCCACATCACGACGATCAGTCCGTAGACCCGCAGCCCCTCGGCGACCCGGCCGGCCCGCGCCGCCCGCACGGTCTCACCCACCCTGGACCACCACCCGCCGCGTCGCCGCCGACTGCACCAGCCGCCCCGCCGCCAGCAGCGCCACCGCCCACGCGCCCTGGAAGAGATACGTGCCCACCGGATCGGCCCGGCCCAGCAGCACATCCGCCGGCGCCTGCAGCAGCGACGACCAGGGCAGGGCCCGCACGACCTCGCCGAGCATGCCCGGGAAGACGTTCAGCGGCAGCAGCATGCCCGAGCAGAAGAAGCCCAGCAGCCACGCCATCTGCGTCGCCCCGGTCCCGTCGAGCAGCCAGAACGCGCTCAGCGCCAGCAGGTACCGGATCCCGAAGCTGACCACCATCCCGAGCAGCACCGCCACCAGACACGCGGCCCACGTCACCGGGTCGGACGGCAGCGCGACGTCGAAGGCCAGCGCCCCGAACGCGAAGGGCACCACGCCGCGCCCCAGCAGCTGGAAGAAGGCGCGGCCCACGTCGCTCGCCAGCCACCACAACTGGAGATCGGCCGGCCGGTACAGGTCGATCGCGAC
This region of Streptomyces chromofuscus genomic DNA includes:
- a CDS encoding alpha/beta fold hydrolase; its protein translation is MPALVPVAHRTTEIDGIEVFYREAGPRDAPVVLLPHGYPCSSFQFRHLMPALGDRLRLVAPDLPGFGYSGTPDGTRFSYTFDGYADFLQRFTQALDLPRYALYLHDYGSQFGLRLALRAPERVAALIIQNGDIYEDAFGPKYATLREFWARPTPQGRERLAANVSEEGFRDEFVGELPARLAERVSPDLWKLHWQLMRTPERRANVVALFEDQATTLADFPGQQAYLREHRPPTLIAWGPHDGYMPEAAARAYLRDLPDAELHLLDGGHWALETNLDEIVALTRDFLGRVHH
- a CDS encoding MFS transporter, whose protein sequence is MTAASSSPASVPASTGTVTTSVPARLDRLPWSRWHWMIVIGLGTVWILDGLEVTIVGNVAGRLAEDGSGLDITAAQVTGIAAALYVAGACAGALFFGRLTDRYGRKKLFMVTLAVYLAATAMTALSFEAWWFFLFRFLTGFGIGGEYAAINSAIDELIPSLYRGRVDLIINGSYWLGAIGGALLSIVMLDTAIFPKDLGWRLSFALGVVLGLVILLVRRHVPESPRWQFIHGKGDKAEALVTSVEREIEQEKGEPLPPPAGEITIQQRKSIGFGLIARTVFARYPRRAVLGLALFIGQAFLYNAITFGFGTILSTFFDVPTGNTGYYFAVIAAGNFLGPLLLGPLFDTVGRRVMISSTYLLSGLLLFGTAWLFDRGSLTATTLTACWCAVLFFASAGASSAYLTVSEIFPMETRAMAIAFFYALGTAAGGISGPLIFADLTESGVVSDTVIAFQIGAALMCVAGLVAAFLAVKAERRSLEDIATPLSVTTGAQTSRATA
- a CDS encoding DUF445 domain-containing protein; protein product: MERTKPDQSGETGAAAVEQHARPDAAGNRAGGTRGVPASAVRAMTTFSPADEEKRRGVRRMKLTATGLLLFVAVVYVLAKWASNAGAGPWAGYVAAAAEAGMVGALADWFAVTALFRHPLGIPIPHTAIIPTKKDQLGVSLGEFVGENFLSEDVVRQRLRAVGIGSRLGAWLAEPQNADRVTAELATALRGALTVLRDSDVQAVVGEAITRRAGVQEIAPGMGKMLEKVVADGGHKRVVDLVVSRAHDWLVLHSDSVMDAVQGGAPGWTPRFVDRKVGERVYKELLRFCAEMRDMPSHPARGALDRFLSDFASDLQSDTDTRAKVERLKGEVLGRGEVQDLIASAWTAVRSMIVSAAEDERSELRLRVRASLLSLGARMATEPKIQGKVDSWVEGAAVHVVTTYRSEITLLITDTVAGWDAEHTTKKIEAHIGRDLQFIRINGTVVGSLAGLLIYTVTRMVGA
- a CDS encoding SGNH/GDSL hydrolase family protein, with protein sequence MTRRHHAGGVGVSPTKLSALLAAIVSLIVAVSVALYAGAASDVGTAQRALPGPRPPYDPAAPASTGTWVGAWSTSPSAAEPGTEAAGLHDRSVRNVVHTSVGGTAARITLSNLYGRLPLTITHATIALAAADDSAAAAPDTMRRLAFNGVPTVVIPPGQQAMSDAVRITVPHDSDVLITTYAPAEPGPVTVHTKVRQISYAARGDHAEDVTGAPYTQRVEAWRYLTALDVLSRESDGTLVAFGDSLTEGHSSTVGANRRWPDVLAKRLREAALADLDVPRYGVVNQGIGGNRVLTGGLGRPADNPSGLDRFGRDVLGRTNVKAVVIDLGVNDILRHPSVTDADQILDGLRTLVGQAHARGIRVIGATLMPFGGHRGHSADREAVRQEINAEIRSGRVFDAVVDFDEALRDPYDPRRFHPDYDSGDHVHPNDRGYDRMAHEFDLTTLKGSAPTRL
- a CDS encoding DUF1707 SHOCT-like domain-containing protein, which produces MTDDVPELRASDADRERVAEILRDALAEGRLDMAEFEERLDATYEARTYGELAPITRDLPVAGGTSGPSVSMVKEPAERGSWADRITGGEGSSTAGVAVMSGFQRKGRWTVPKRFTCFTFWGGGEIDLREANFADREVEISCVAIMGGVNIVVPPGVEVVVRGIGIMGGFDSREDGVPGDPGAPRVIVSGFAFWGGVGVERKPTRDRRRREQREAEGSDRRMLGHGDPTHGWGHERRRGDAE
- a CDS encoding ABC transporter ATP-binding protein → MTVTRTVGAGSEDVEGFIELDGVEKVFDVRRKTGRLKRERRQVRAVDGISFRVARGEMVGYIGPNGAGKSTTIKMLTGILTPSGGRLRVAGIDPSRERTRLAHRIGVVFGQRTTLWWDLPLIDSYRLMHRMYRIPDARYRTNLERCVELLELGELLHVPVRQLSLGQRMRGDIAAALLHDPEVLYLDEPTIGLDVVSKARVREFLRDLNAERGTTVLLTTHDLQDIEQLCSRVMVIDHGRLMYDGPLAGLHEVGESERTLVVDLERELPPIEVPAPARVVRVEGPRQWLAFPAAQSAAPLVARIAAEHPLVDLSVREPDIEAVIARMYEERASA
- a CDS encoding ABC transporter permease; this translates as MGETVRAARAGRVAEGLRVYGLIVVMWIKSTMAYRASFVMTTAGNFAATALDFVAILLMFSRVDALGGWTLPEIAFLYGLSGIAFGLADLAIGSMERLGRRVRDGTLDTLLVRPAPVLAQVAADRFALRRLGRVVQGALVLGFALAHLDIDWTPLKVLLMPVMLLSGAAIFSAVFIGGAAFQFVAQDASEVQNAFTYGGTTLLQYPPTVFGKELVRGVTFVLPLAFVNWLPASHILERPYPLDLPDWVAFTPPLVAVACCALAGLAWRAGLMSYRSTGS
- a CDS encoding ABC transporter permease produces the protein MGTGRLYAAVAVGNFRRYATYRAATAAGVFTNTVFGLILVYTYLALWDERPQLGGYDQAQAVTYVWLGQALLSTLAIGGGGFETELMERIRTGDVAIDLYRPADLQLWWLASDVGRAFFQLLGRGVVPFAFGALAFDVALPSDPVTWAACLVAVLLGMVVSFGIRYLLALSAFWLLDGTGATQMAWLLGFFCSGMLLPLNVFPGMLGEVVRALPWSSLLQAPADVLLGRADPVGTYLFQGAWAVALLAAGRLVQSAATRRVVVQGG